GACTTACCAAAATAAGAGCGTGGTTTCTCTTGGCAGAGCTCGGAGGCCAGGTGTATCCTGGAGGAGCCGGTGGATTGGGCAGATGGCTTCGTGGTGGTTTACAACATCAGCGACCGCTCGTCCTTCATCAACGCCAAGAACATCCTGCTGCAGATTCGAGAGGCACGCATGGAAAACTGCAAGGGGTGAGAAGAAGATATTATTTTGGATAGAAGATGTGCTGGATTTTAGAAAGTTAAGAAGTGGTGGATCAGAGCAGCTGATGACCTGttattttagaatattttcagaacatttgaGGTGCTCCAACACTCCAATAATAAGGTTTCATGCACTTCATACTCTTACCGAAAAAGTTGGCACATTTTTCACAAGCAATTGTTTTTCATGTGGGTCCTAATACATCTTATGTACCACTCACATTATTGGAAACCATATAGTGTTACATTAATATACAGTGTTATATCATTGTCACTAATGAATGTATCAGACTTGTAGTTCAGGAAGATAGAGCCACTTTTGGGGTGGGTGGTAGTGGTATTACTGCATCACATCCTGTGAAAAAGTGGCAAGTTGAAGTAGTTTAAGTAGAAAGTTGcgtaaaaatgaaaagaattcagttaaaatacaacaaaataacacatttcagacaGAAAGTCAATTCAAAAGTGCATTAactcacaaaacaaatgaaacgagaaacaataaaatatataaaagagagagaacatcgtttcaaataaatattggaAACACGCACAAGTTCCAGAAGTAATATCTAACATAGCACAGAAGTAAAAGGGTATGTGCTCTACTGCCACCTATTGGGCTGGAGTGTGGAGCAGTTGgcaaactactactactactactactactactactactactactactactaaaactactactactactactactactactactactactactactacaattactactactaccaccaccaccaccaccaccactactactactactactactactactaccaccaccaccaccaccaccaccaccaccaccaccaccaccactactactactactactactactactactactactactactactactactactactactactactactactactactactactactactactactactactactaccaccactactactactactactactactactactactactactactactactactactactactactactactacaatactactactaccaccactactactactactactactactactaaaactactacaactactactactactactactactaatactaccacacctactactactactactactacaattactactactaccaccactactactactactactactactaaaactactacaactactactactactactactactactactacagctactactactactacaccactactactactactaatactactactactactactactactactactactactactactactactactactactactactactactactactactactactactactactactactactactactactactactactactacttactactactacaattactactactaccaccactactactactactactactactactaccactactactactactactactactactactactactactactactactactactattactactactactactactactactactactactactactactactactactactactactactactactactactactacttactactactactactactactactactactactactactactactactactactactactactactactactactactactactactactactactactactactactactactactactactactactactactactactactactactactactactactactactactactactactactactactactactactactattactactattactactactactactactactactattactactacactactactactactactaccaccactactaccactactattactactattactactactactactactactactacaattactactactaccacactactactactactactactactactactactactactactactactactactactactactactactactactacaattactaccaccaccacaccactactactactactactactactactactactactactactactactactactactactactactactactactactactactattactactattactactactactactattactactactaccactaccaccactactactactactactactactattactactactacaactactaactactacaactactactactactactactactactactactactactactactactactactactactactactactactactactactactactactactactactactactactactactactactactactactactactactactactactactactactactactactactactactactactactactactactacaactactactactactactactactactactactactacaactactaaactactactactactactactactactactactactactactactactactactactactactactactactactactactaatactacctacaactactactactactactactactactactactactactactactactactactactaaaactactactactactacaactactactactacaactactactactactactactacaactactactactactactactactactactactactactacaccactactactactactactactactactactaaaactactactactactactactactactacaactactactactactactactactacaactactactactactactactactactactactactactactactactactactactactactactactactactactactactactactacaactactactactacaactactactactactactactactactactactactacaactactactactactactactacaactactactactactactactactactactactactactactactactactactactactactactactactactactactactactactactactactactactacaactactactactactactactactactactactactactactactactactactactactactactactactactactactactactactacaactactacaactactactactactactactacaactactactactacaactactactactactactactactactactactactactacaactactactactacaactactactactatactacaactactacaactactacaactactactactactactactactactactactactacaactacaactactactacaactactacaactactactactacaactactactactactactactactaaaactactactactactactactactactactactacaactactacaactactactactactacactaAAACTAAATGACTTGTACTGAGTTACCTTTCTTCATGTCTCTGCTGCAGGGAGGTGGAGGTCCCGGTGTGTCTGGTGGGGAACAAGCAGGACTTGTGCCACGCCCGGcaggtgtgtgaggaggagggcCGCTGCCTGGCTCAGGAGCATCGCTGCAACTTCCAGGAGGTCTCGGCGGCCGAGAGCTACCAGGACATCTCCGCCCTCTTCACACAACTCATCCGCCAGATGATGGAGCTCCTGAAGTACAGAGGCGACCGGCGGCGCTACAGCGGCTCCAAGTCCATGGCCAAGCTCATCAACAACGTGTTCGGCAAGAGGAGGAAGTCAGTGTGAAGGGAAGGAAGCAAGGAgggtgtgtgaggagtgtgttaAAGGGAACTGACATGATGGGTCTAAAAACCTACTCTTTCTAGGTTCATTTCTCCTAAAGGTCACTTAGAGGTCGATTGTAAGGGATAATGCCAGACACAAGGCAGAGGAACCCTGACTCACCCTGAAGGTGATTAATCTACGAAGGAATCATCCTGCTGATTACTCGACTTGATTCTCCATATTGACTTAAAATGATGGTATTGACTCTGCTAAGAAAAAACTGCCCCCTCGCCTGGTGGTTGGAACTGCGGCGACATTGATGTAACTCAAAAAGACGGCTGCACTGATCGAAATACAAGCCCAAGTcggttcacattttcttttccaggtCTTAAATCAGTGCCAGAGCCCATAGCGTgatcctgttagtgtttacttcctgtctgtcttcttccactgttacctttagtgtttactttacTGTTGAGTTTCTCTGACGAACAGTTTTCAGGGGGCTGTTCAGCCTTCATGAATCCAAAGCTTTGGGCTCTAcccaaataaaaaagtgaagattaaaaatagttttctgaTGCAGGAATTTATGGGTTTTTTGGGCCACGCTGTCGTTCATTTGACCGGACTTTTCTCTGACTGCACAGTTCCTTAGCAAAGGCCAGGTGGGGAAAAGAGCAGACTACAGAATGTTcgaaattgaccaatcagcatTGAGTATTCATCCAAGCCATGTAATACTGTGCATTTTAAAGTTGAATATTTTTTGCTCCAAACTACTTCGATAGACTCTgcattttgaattattatttgcaAGAccattttttttcctattttcaaGTCTACTTACAGTGATCAGTAGTTCATCACAGCAGATGTGAGCTACTTTTCTTGTCATTTAAGCATCTCTTACATTGGAAAAAGCAAAAGGTCCTTTATTGTTTAACCCCCATGATTTCTGCATTGCAATTTGGCTTCACTTCAGTGTTTTTGTGCAGCAGTTTCACATCAAaagagcctttttttttacatattataattatattcatCGTTATGCTACTCTTTGAAAGCCATAGTGTTTATTAATGGTCTGTAAAATATCACGTATCATAGTcactttctgttttatattgcaGTATGGTATATCATTTAAACCCATTCACAGGTACAGTGTGATTTGATGTATATATTAGTAGCACATTTTAgcattattgtatttatgtgaTGTTCTCACAGGATCAGAGTCATGAAAAGTATCTTTATGTGAACCCACACATTTCAAACTGTATGATAAAAAACTTTTCACAAACACCAATTAAGGGCAAAATCTCTCTCAGTGCTTTGCTGTTATTCTTCCTAAATCCGTTTACATCACCATGATGCTGTACAACAAAAAGTGTGCCGCCCATCGAGAAAAATAACTCCACGTTTGCGGTGTTTTGCAGACGAATGTTCCCtttgtaaatactgtaaaaacatCAGCTGTTCCAGAGGAAATTAAAGCTAAACATTGTTTAATAAGACGTCTGTTTTACTTCTTCACTTCGAGctcaactttaattaaatgaccGTCAGAGGAGGCATTTCTCTAAAGCCTCCGGGAAGGAAAGAGGAATTTCCTGTGTGTCGCTGCTATAAATAGCTGGTTTGGAGGAAGGAGAAGTGAGAAATGATCCATTGAAACAGGACCTTCAACACATGGAAATGTTCCTAAAGTATCCACAAGATGGCACCCGCAAACATCATAAAAAGGggcttcccccccccctctgtgtttAATGATTTCCTGCTCATGGGAACTGACCCATTACACACTGAATCAATTACAATTATAAAGAGCAATCACAACGagcaatacaatttaaaatgtgaaattaaggttttttttatgtcttactATTCAGTGACCTCCTTGACCTCTAAGCAGGCATGTGTATCCATCATGTTTCCCTCTGATTTACAGAGGCCTGTCTTTGTTTCTAAGTCCAACTGTATGTATGGGAAACAGCTCTACTTTTTAAGGGGAGATCTGGCAATGGAGCTTCAGGGGTGTTTCCTTtaagtaaatgaaatgaatactttaacacaattaataaaacatctatGTGTGGATGAAAAGTGTAGAACATTATGTATATATTCTCATTAATTAAAAATTatgtcttatttttatttaagctCATCCTGCCGGGATGTGCaggctgagcacacacacacacacacacacacacacacacacacacacacacacacacacacacacacacacacacaca
Above is a genomic segment from Eleginops maclovinus isolate JMC-PN-2008 ecotype Puerto Natales chromosome 2, JC_Emac_rtc_rv5, whole genome shotgun sequence containing:
- the rerglb gene encoding RERG/RAS-like b, translating into MNDIKLALLGSPGAGKSAVLVRFLTRRFIGEYASNSNSLYHKRLSIDGRQLNLEVFDPCSQSSEARCILEEPVDWADGFVVVYNISDRSSFINAKNILLQIREARMENCKGEVEVPVCLVGNKQDLCHARQVCEEEGRCLAQEHRCNFQEVSAAESYQDISALFTQLIRQMMELLKYRGDRRRYSGSKSMAKLINNVFGKRRKSV